In Acinetobacter sp. C32I, one genomic interval encodes:
- a CDS encoding Rossmann-like and DUF2520 domain-containing protein gives MRITLIGAGRVATHLAKVLQLQHQIVQIFSRNLQHAQTLADQVNAQAIDDVQQLDAQTDLVIIAVSDQAIHSVIDSIAPHLAENLIVHTSGSTALSILEQRHPRAGVFYPLQTFSMERDVNWTDTPLFVEAVQPQDLTLLTELANSLSQRVYQYSSTQRLTLHLAAVFACNFSNYCYDMAKQIVDAEQVDFSLLYPLILETANKATANHPKDMQTGPAMRGDQNILSMHSQLLADSNRPDLQNIYGLISESILKRHH, from the coding sequence ATGCGAATTACATTGATTGGAGCAGGTCGTGTTGCAACCCATTTGGCCAAAGTATTGCAGTTGCAGCATCAGATTGTACAAATCTTTAGTCGGAATCTACAACATGCTCAGACCCTTGCAGACCAAGTCAATGCCCAAGCAATTGACGATGTGCAACAGTTGGATGCGCAAACCGATTTGGTGATTATTGCAGTCAGTGATCAGGCGATTCACAGTGTGATTGATTCGATTGCGCCCCATCTCGCTGAAAATCTGATTGTACATACTTCGGGAAGTACTGCTTTATCGATACTGGAACAAAGACATCCACGCGCGGGTGTGTTCTATCCTTTGCAAACCTTTAGTATGGAAAGGGATGTGAATTGGACAGATACCCCTTTATTTGTTGAAGCAGTCCAGCCACAGGACTTAACCTTATTAACCGAATTAGCCAACAGTTTAAGCCAACGTGTCTATCAATATAGCTCTACACAACGTTTGACTTTGCATTTGGCGGCGGTATTTGCTTGCAATTTTAGTAATTATTGTTATGACATGGCGAAACAAATCGTCGACGCTGAGCAGGTTGATTTTAGTTTACTTTATCCACTGATTTTAGAGACCGCAAATAAAGCTACAGCCAATCATCCCAAGGATATGCAGACAGGCCCTGCGATGCGCGGTGACCAAAATATATTGAGTATGCATAGTCAATTATTAGCAGATTCTAATCGCCCAGACTTGCAGAATATCTATGGTCTTATCAGTGAATCTATTTTAAAACGCCATCATTAA
- a CDS encoding type VI secretion system Vgr family protein produces the protein MLVNIFQALDNLGLTAQKRAIHIQFSNQNLNTQVFLQRIDGQHQLNGGFKAELICLSTNATIPLKQFIGSQAAIDSVTDQGQLTRVTGIITQALQGQSDGSLTVYKLTLEDPTALWKQRRNSRVFMNKSVRDVVEIIFKEWQQKSPLFASSLTLDLSGLSQDYDIRPFIMQSLESDYDFLTRLLRSESINWLIDEAERTVAQSSAAIQPQKLRLIDDNSQYQALERRQIRYHRSSATEQYDSMTSLVGQRSLQPSSVHVQRWQADALEQEDGAGSVQSTHKHSAQYDNASLGLEQAWHFSPAWMQDLNGEDGATASGNAQIEKLNRNLGQYYDLQSKQFTAHSTVRDTHVGYWFELAEHPEIDQHAGSDKEFLITGKNFYNQNNLPKDLHQQINQLLVQSNWQIKESDERQANQLTLQRRSIKTVPEFNPLQHRPTASPQRAKVVGPSGEEIYVDEWGRIKVRFLFTRNDDHSHDGGAGANDNDTDSAWVDVLTPWAGEGYGARFLPRIDEIVVIDFFDGNIDRPFVVGRIHEGHRSPTKFDNAGKLPDTKKLAGIKSKEYQGEGFNQLRFDDTTGQISAQLQSSHAASQLNLGKLSHPKDKAESEDRGEGFELRTDQWGAVRAGDGLLLSTHKQDQAQGQHLDAQVAKQQLEGNQNNAKALSEVAKNQQTDEIESLDQLKAFADEIESDIAKFNKAMLLLSSPEGIALSTNEDIHLSADGQINQFAGDSINLSTQKNMISHAQDRISLFAAQNGIKQVAAKGKYEVQAQSDGIDLLAKQGIQIISTEDRIEITSPKEIVITSGGSQIKLDGSGIFPITGGKFEVKAGQHLFMGGQTAQMKTVELKSLDCDIQAQNAAENGSPLIKVS, from the coding sequence ATGTTGGTTAATATATTTCAAGCTTTAGACAATTTAGGTTTGACTGCACAAAAGCGTGCAATTCATATTCAATTTTCCAATCAAAATTTAAATACTCAAGTCTTCCTGCAACGTATTGATGGTCAGCATCAACTGAATGGAGGATTTAAGGCAGAACTGATTTGCCTGTCGACCAATGCGACTATTCCCCTGAAACAGTTCATCGGCAGCCAAGCGGCAATTGATAGCGTGACCGATCAGGGACAACTCACTCGCGTCACAGGGATTATTACTCAAGCCTTACAAGGACAATCAGACGGTAGCCTGACCGTATATAAGCTCACCTTAGAAGATCCAACCGCATTGTGGAAGCAACGCCGTAACAGCCGCGTGTTTATGAACAAGAGCGTGCGTGATGTAGTCGAAATCATCTTCAAAGAGTGGCAACAAAAAAGCCCCTTATTTGCATCCAGCTTAACGCTTGATTTAAGCGGACTCAGTCAAGACTACGATATTCGTCCCTTTATCATGCAATCTTTGGAAAGTGACTACGACTTCCTGACGCGTTTGCTACGGAGCGAATCGATTAACTGGCTCATTGATGAAGCTGAACGAACCGTCGCGCAAAGCAGTGCCGCGATTCAGCCGCAAAAACTACGTCTGATTGACGACAATAGCCAGTACCAAGCTTTAGAGCGTCGACAGATCCGTTATCACCGTAGTAGTGCCACCGAACAATATGACAGCATGACTAGTCTGGTCGGACAACGTTCATTACAACCGAGCAGCGTGCATGTACAACGCTGGCAAGCGGACGCACTGGAACAAGAAGATGGCGCAGGCAGTGTGCAAAGTACGCATAAACATAGTGCTCAATATGACAATGCCAGTCTTGGTCTGGAGCAGGCATGGCATTTTTCACCGGCATGGATGCAAGACCTCAATGGGGAGGATGGTGCAACCGCATCGGGCAATGCCCAAATTGAAAAACTGAATCGGAACTTGGGTCAATACTACGACTTACAATCCAAACAATTTACAGCCCATAGCACCGTGCGAGATACCCATGTCGGTTACTGGTTTGAATTGGCTGAACACCCTGAAATAGATCAACACGCTGGCAGTGATAAAGAATTCCTGATCACAGGCAAAAACTTTTATAACCAAAATAATTTGCCTAAAGATCTGCATCAACAGATCAATCAGCTATTAGTACAAAGTAATTGGCAAATAAAAGAGAGTGACGAACGCCAAGCCAACCAACTGACATTGCAACGCCGCAGCATTAAAACCGTTCCTGAATTTAACCCATTACAACATCGTCCAACTGCCTCACCACAACGTGCCAAAGTGGTTGGGCCAAGTGGTGAAGAAATCTATGTGGATGAATGGGGACGAATTAAAGTCCGTTTCCTATTTACCCGTAATGACGATCATAGCCATGATGGTGGTGCGGGTGCCAATGACAATGACACCGATTCTGCTTGGGTGGATGTACTGACCCCTTGGGCAGGTGAAGGCTATGGCGCACGTTTCTTGCCCCGTATTGATGAAATCGTGGTGATCGACTTCTTTGATGGCAATATTGACCGTCCATTTGTGGTGGGACGTATCCATGAAGGCCATCGTAGCCCAACCAAGTTTGATAATGCAGGCAAGCTGCCTGACACTAAGAAACTGGCAGGAATTAAGTCTAAAGAGTATCAAGGTGAAGGTTTTAACCAACTGCGCTTTGATGACACCACAGGGCAGATCAGTGCCCAGTTGCAAAGTAGTCATGCTGCCAGTCAACTCAATCTGGGTAAACTCAGTCATCCCAAAGATAAAGCAGAAAGTGAAGATCGCGGCGAAGGTTTTGAACTGCGCACCGACCAGTGGGGTGCCGTGCGTGCTGGTGATGGCTTACTACTTTCCACGCATAAACAGGATCAAGCCCAAGGCCAGCATCTTGATGCCCAAGTTGCTAAACAGCAGCTTGAGGGTAATCAAAACAATGCCAAAGCCTTAAGCGAAGTGGCTAAGAATCAGCAGACCGATGAGATTGAATCACTGGATCAACTGAAAGCGTTTGCTGATGAAATTGAATCTGATATTGCCAAGTTTAATAAAGCAATGCTGTTACTCAGTTCACCTGAGGGGATTGCTCTGAGTACCAATGAAGATATTCATTTATCGGCAGATGGACAGATCAATCAGTTTGCAGGCGACAGTATCAATCTAAGTACGCAAAAGAACATGATTAGTCATGCTCAAGACAGAATCAGCCTCTTTGCCGCACAGAATGGGATTAAACAGGTGGCGGCCAAAGGCAAGTATGAGGTGCAGGCACAGTCGGATGGAATAGATTTACTTGCTAAGCAAGGGATTCAAATCATTTCGACTGAAGATCGTATTGAGATTACCAGTCCGAAAGAGATTGTGATTACTTCGGGTGGTTCTCAAATTAAGCTGGATGGTTCGGGTATTTTTCCAATCACAGGCGGCAAGTTTGAGGTGAAGGCGGGGCAGCATTTGTTTATGGGCGGGCAAACTGCACAAATGAAAACAGTAGAATTAAAGTCATTAGATTGTGATATTCAAGCTCAAAATGCAGCAGAAAATGGATCTCCGCTGATAAAGGTTAGTTAA
- a CDS encoding DUF4123 domain-containing protein translates to MDDIPKNFVTKIDAPESIIFEANYIIFDASLWGSAHSILKDLNVEHHFIGLNVFRRPELTPTLIDLKNLSNEKKEQLWNLVGKKTHTNAFSGFDQMSMFQTYLYSDKQIEEIKDFLAELMVYKRKSEKFVFRFYDPRVAIHLSQLSALLNMSIYKKLQDDISKWVVSINHQYFEVNKQKVEAPVINFDEIDLINSKIRSELTTDYDDLGNEISKDFNQNMNELINFIYKEKLSEKENGE, encoded by the coding sequence ATGGATGATATACCAAAAAACTTTGTTACTAAAATTGATGCGCCTGAGTCCATTATTTTTGAAGCGAATTATATTATTTTTGATGCTTCACTATGGGGCAGTGCACATTCAATATTAAAAGACCTAAACGTCGAACACCATTTTATTGGTTTAAATGTTTTTAGACGCCCAGAACTCACTCCCACATTGATAGATTTAAAGAATCTTTCCAATGAGAAAAAAGAACAACTATGGAACTTAGTTGGTAAAAAAACTCACACCAATGCTTTTAGTGGCTTTGATCAAATGAGCATGTTTCAAACCTATCTTTATTCAGATAAACAAATTGAAGAGATCAAAGATTTTTTAGCTGAGTTAATGGTTTATAAAAGAAAATCAGAAAAATTTGTATTTAGATTTTATGATCCAAGAGTTGCAATTCATCTCTCCCAGTTGAGTGCTTTGTTGAATATGTCAATTTATAAGAAATTACAAGATGATATTTCTAAATGGGTGGTTTCAATAAATCATCAATATTTTGAAGTCAATAAACAAAAAGTCGAAGCACCAGTTATAAATTTTGATGAGATTGACCTGATTAATTCAAAAATTAGAAGTGAATTAACCACAGACTACGATGACCTTGGAAATGAAATTTCTAAAGATTTTAACCAAAATATGAATGAACTAATTAATTTTATATATAAAGAAAAGTTAAGTGAGAAAGAAAATGGCGAGTAA
- a CDS encoding OmpA family protein, whose product MSINPIELLKQKVTSVLVSDQDGLANEKSALLSKFYPIFLSILAAKPELIQKLKESISPSLFDLFGHNDQVKNALLSNLAGGQLPTAEAEQTLNHSIPISLAALTSEAGNDTQSIVNYLKQHADSIRALLPAWAVGLLAPLGLVSSATASTTSFASATATTGSKSRAWLPIVALIILALLVAWLWKACQHKQMEVPVNNEDSPASQVGTVIAPASLALTTDANGDVAQCQVMVGDQGFLASIQAKVKEVFSSTQDCTVDTAGTAATHAGNFTDQAGLAGVLGLLKGVPNVSLEWVGDKITLKGADTAKLNELQGKIKALVPNTEVVVEAPVSAADSVSNSLNAAQDALASIDVNQVDINAVIKALNLQIINFSTGSNQIPDENKAILDKAAGLMKNSKDAKLTVAGYTDSTGNANGNKALSQKRAQAVVDYLVSQGVDASQLTAVGHGADNPVADNTTEEGRFKNRRIEFSITP is encoded by the coding sequence ATGTCAATAAACCCAATAGAACTGTTAAAGCAGAAAGTGACTTCTGTGCTTGTGAGTGATCAAGACGGTTTGGCGAACGAAAAAAGTGCGCTGTTATCTAAATTTTACCCGATTTTTCTTTCGATTTTAGCTGCAAAGCCTGAATTGATTCAGAAACTAAAAGAGTCAATTTCACCTTCATTATTCGATTTATTTGGTCATAATGATCAAGTTAAAAATGCATTATTATCCAATCTTGCTGGCGGTCAGCTTCCCACAGCTGAAGCAGAACAAACCTTAAATCACTCGATTCCGATCAGCTTGGCTGCTTTAACCAGTGAAGCAGGCAATGATACCCAAAGTATTGTCAATTATTTAAAACAGCATGCCGATTCAATTCGTGCGCTGTTACCTGCTTGGGCGGTAGGTTTGCTTGCGCCTTTAGGACTGGTTTCTAGTGCTACGGCCTCAACAACGAGCTTCGCCAGCGCAACTGCGACGACAGGAAGTAAATCACGTGCTTGGCTACCGATAGTCGCACTGATTATTTTGGCACTTCTAGTCGCATGGTTATGGAAGGCATGTCAACATAAACAAATGGAAGTACCTGTAAATAATGAGGATTCACCTGCATCACAAGTCGGTACAGTCATTGCCCCAGCGAGTTTGGCATTAACCACTGATGCCAATGGTGATGTTGCACAGTGTCAGGTCATGGTTGGTGATCAAGGGTTCCTTGCCAGCATTCAGGCCAAAGTCAAAGAAGTTTTTTCTTCTACTCAGGACTGTACGGTAGATACTGCTGGTACGGCTGCAACACATGCAGGCAACTTTACCGATCAAGCAGGACTTGCGGGTGTATTGGGATTGCTTAAAGGGGTTCCAAATGTTTCCTTGGAGTGGGTGGGTGATAAGATCACATTAAAAGGTGCTGATACAGCTAAACTCAATGAGTTACAGGGCAAGATCAAAGCATTGGTGCCGAATACCGAGGTGGTAGTGGAAGCACCCGTAAGTGCGGCAGATTCTGTAAGCAATAGTCTAAATGCAGCGCAAGATGCATTGGCAAGTATTGATGTCAATCAGGTTGATATTAACGCCGTAATTAAAGCACTTAATCTACAGATTATTAATTTCTCAACCGGATCCAATCAGATTCCAGATGAAAACAAAGCGATCTTGGATAAAGCCGCTGGCTTAATGAAAAATAGCAAAGATGCAAAACTGACTGTTGCGGGCTATACCGATTCAACAGGTAATGCCAATGGCAATAAAGCACTGTCACAAAAACGTGCACAGGCTGTGGTCGATTATTTAGTTAGTCAAGGCGTGGATGCTTCTCAACTCACAGCGGTAGGACATGGCGCAGATAACCCTGTTGCAGATAATACAACTGAGGAAGGACGTTTTAAAAATCGTCGTATTGAGTTTTCAATTACTCCTTAA